CGCGCTGTGCCCCTACCTCAGCAGCAGCAGCTTGATGCTTTTGGCGTACCCCGGTACTGTGAGTCGGGCGATGTAGACCCCCGTGGGCAGCTGTCGGCCGTTCCGGTCCCGCCCGTCCCAGGTCACCTGGTGGTAGCCGGGTTCCACCCGCCGGTCCAGCAGCCGGGCCACCTCCCGGCCCAGGAGATCATACACCACCAGCCGCACCTCCACCGCCGCTTCCGGCAGATCGAACCGCAGGGTGGTGGCCGGGTTGAAGGGGTTGGGGTAGTTGGTGTGCAGGGCAAACTCGGCGGGCAGGCCGGGGGCGTCCTCTATTCCCAGTACTGTCACCGACAACGCCTGAGACTGGTCACTCTCATTCCCGTTGATGTCCACGGCCGTCAGCCAGTATTCATAACTCTGGCTCGCTTCAACGGTGGTATCCGTAAAAGAAGTTTCACTAGTCTCGACGAGGGACATAGCGGCGGTATCGATAGTTGCCATTCGGTACAGCCTGAAGAAGTCAAAGTCGTGATCCACCGGGCCGTTCCAGGTCAGGGACACAGCCAGTCCATCCGCCAT
The window above is part of the Candidatus Neomarinimicrobiota bacterium genome. Proteins encoded here:
- a CDS encoding T9SS type A sorting domain-containing protein, producing the protein MAGFTDSYGAGANDVWLLRLAPAAPHISSVMDVPDDQGRQVYVSWNRSYMDLDAGIIQYGIKLQNPEGQWVSLGSVAAEQAETYTYLADTFGDSSATGTVWSRFQVTAHSDDPAIFYTSPVDSGYSIDNLAPMTPSGLMASMADGLAVSLTWNGPVDHDFDFFRLYRMATIDTAAMSLVETSETSFTDTTVEASQSYEYWLTAVDINGNESDQSQALSVTVLGIEDAPGLPAEFALHTNYPNPFNPATTLRFDLPEAAVEVRLVVYDLLGREVARLLDRRVEPGYHQVTWDGRDRNGRQLPTGVYIARLTVPGYAKSIKLLLLR